A stretch of the Streptomyces sp. NBC_00654 genome encodes the following:
- a CDS encoding IS5 family transposase, protein MSADLVPDDLWERIAPLLPPRPPRRHRYPGRLPADDRAALRGIVYVLRKSVSWRDVPAEQVGCSGVTAWRRLRDWTEAGVWPRLHEVLLAELRKEGLLEMDDAAIDGSHVRALKGAHTGPSPVDRARPGSKHHIIVDRHGTPLAVALTSGNRHDVTQLMPLLDAIPHIRGLRGRPRHRPRRLFADRGYEYDKYRRLVRARGITPKIARRGTPHGSGLGRTRWVVERTFAWLHQFKRLRIRYEIRADLHLGLLQLACSIICLRRLRTAF, encoded by the coding sequence GTGTCTGCTGATCTCGTGCCCGATGACCTGTGGGAACGCATAGCCCCGCTGCTGCCTCCTCGTCCGCCTCGGCGGCACCGGTATCCCGGGCGGCTGCCGGCCGATGACCGTGCTGCTCTGCGGGGCATCGTTTACGTGCTGCGCAAAAGTGTGAGCTGGCGGGACGTCCCTGCGGAGCAGGTGGGCTGCAGTGGGGTGACGGCCTGGCGGCGTCTGCGGGACTGGACCGAAGCCGGAGTCTGGCCCCGCCTCCACGAAGTCCTGCTGGCAGAACTGCGTAAAGAGGGCCTGCTGGAGATGGACGACGCTGCGATCGACGGCTCGCACGTCAGGGCCCTCAAGGGGGCTCACACCGGACCTTCGCCGGTCGACCGCGCACGCCCCGGCAGCAAACACCACATCATCGTCGACCGGCACGGAACCCCGCTCGCCGTTGCTCTGACCAGCGGCAACCGCCACGACGTCACCCAGCTCATGCCACTTCTGGACGCCATACCGCACATCCGCGGCCTGCGCGGCCGGCCCCGCCACCGGCCCCGGCGACTGTTCGCCGACCGTGGCTACGAATACGACAAGTACCGCCGCCTCGTCCGGGCTCGTGGGATCACACCGAAGATCGCCCGTCGCGGCACACCGCACGGCTCCGGCCTGGGCAGGACCCGCTGGGTCGTCGAGCGGACCTTCGCCTGGCTGCACCAGTTCAAACGCCTTCGGATCCGCTACGAGATACGCGCCGACCTCCATCTCGGTCTGCTCCAACTCGCCTGCAGCATCATCTGCTTGAGACGACTCCGAACCGCATTCTGA
- a CDS encoding DUF6415 family natural product biosynthesis protein, with protein MKLNTHTVLHDPRGLYGAGLPLDRAPYERLVAAVLSWTDPAVLTSHDFERIALQLTGHARAVATDVRHHTDILDEDTGPRALAEIILAEAQRRLSTPHQGTLHCVQNRARLIR; from the coding sequence ATGAAACTGAACACGCACACTGTTCTCCACGACCCGCGCGGGCTGTACGGAGCGGGCTTACCCCTGGACCGCGCCCCCTACGAGCGGTTGGTCGCCGCGGTCCTGTCCTGGACCGACCCGGCCGTCCTCACCTCGCATGACTTCGAGCGGATCGCCCTGCAGCTGACCGGTCACGCCCGCGCCGTCGCCACCGACGTCCGCCACCACACCGACATCCTGGACGAGGACACCGGCCCCCGCGCCCTGGCGGAGATCATCCTCGCCGAAGCCCAACGCCGCCTGAGCACACCCCACCAGGGCACCCTGCACTGCGTGCAGAACCGGGCCCGCCTCATCCGCTGA
- a CDS encoding DUF3592 domain-containing protein, producing the protein MNWHGTLLLWCGACGVWALVGYGRALAGATRSQRTVRVTGRIVEVRTPPHGSPGTAGIPVMIAFADAVTGQEHVLPYVAERGIELNTVWVGREVAVLHPPGDPDRFWISYGLQDGEDGRAWPNFAVFLLYAGLVTDIAIRYGYPWALLGVGGPLTVAMVSLLRHDLRLIRVEAAHMAAAVRVPGRVVAVLKSVCEDGESVSTSYTPVLAFTTHEGTAVTARLRNGVRRPADWYGRELPVRYAPEDPAVFTLDRAAARRSGIWGIVFIVVLLLLCAVATVAGVVLL; encoded by the coding sequence GTGAACTGGCACGGAACACTGCTGCTGTGGTGCGGGGCGTGCGGCGTATGGGCTCTGGTCGGATACGGGCGCGCGCTGGCCGGGGCCACCCGGTCGCAGCGGACGGTACGGGTGACCGGGCGGATCGTCGAGGTGCGGACCCCTCCGCACGGCAGCCCCGGCACGGCCGGAATACCCGTGATGATCGCCTTCGCCGACGCCGTCACCGGGCAGGAACACGTCCTGCCGTACGTGGCCGAGCGCGGCATCGAACTGAACACGGTCTGGGTGGGGCGTGAGGTCGCGGTGCTCCACCCGCCCGGTGACCCGGATCGGTTCTGGATCAGCTACGGTCTCCAGGACGGCGAGGACGGGCGGGCCTGGCCGAACTTCGCGGTGTTCCTGCTGTACGCCGGTCTGGTCACGGACATCGCGATCCGGTACGGATATCCGTGGGCGCTGCTGGGCGTCGGCGGACCGCTGACTGTCGCCATGGTCTCCTTACTGCGCCACGACCTCCGTCTGATACGTGTCGAGGCCGCGCACATGGCCGCCGCCGTGCGCGTTCCCGGCCGGGTCGTCGCCGTCCTCAAGTCCGTTTGCGAAGACGGCGAGTCCGTCTCGACCAGCTACACCCCGGTCCTCGCATTCACGACACATGAGGGAACGGCGGTCACCGCCCGCCTCCGTAACGGCGTACGACGCCCTGCCGACTGGTACGGACGCGAGCTCCCGGTCCGCTACGCGCCCGAGGACCCCGCCGTCTTCACCCTGGACCGCGCCGCCGCCCGCCGCTCCGGCATTTGGGGCATCGTCTTCATCGTGGTCCTCCTGCTGCTCTGCGCGGTGGCCACCGTCGCGGGCGTGGTCCTGCTGTGA
- a CDS encoding FAD-dependent monooxygenase, producing the protein MANKIAKRLRILVAGGGVAGQALAFWLTRGGHAVTVVERFPALRASGAQVDLRGQGIDAVTRMGLLEEVRSQLVDEAGVAFIDSRGKPKATIMANTSGKGRQTLTSEYEIMRGDLVRILYKATKDDAEYVFGKRLDGFDQHFDKVTTHFSDGTSGEYDLLIGADGQGSRTRRALLPEGFDPYRHVGIHTAYWFVPRIASDTNIRDTYMIPGGRQIMRRSHNATETQVYFVMREDSAEASAIHRAPIEQQQKFWAERFNDAGWQTERFVKGMKDSPFFYSQEIAQVRIGSWSKGRVALAGDAAHCASPYSGMGISGGLIGAYVLAGEINRSPGDLPTALANYERVLRPFVDEIQGEVNPRILRVGMPLNKHAITAFQNATALACFLHIPDLVARMSKEERGGDWQLPAYAYADA; encoded by the coding sequence ATGGCGAACAAGATCGCGAAGCGCCTGCGGATCCTGGTGGCCGGCGGCGGTGTCGCAGGGCAGGCGCTGGCCTTCTGGCTCACCCGCGGCGGCCACGCCGTGACGGTCGTCGAGCGGTTTCCGGCGCTGCGCGCCTCGGGGGCGCAGGTGGACCTGCGCGGGCAAGGCATCGACGCGGTGACGCGGATGGGGCTGCTGGAGGAGGTGCGCAGTCAGCTGGTGGACGAGGCCGGAGTGGCGTTCATCGACTCCCGCGGGAAGCCGAAGGCGACGATCATGGCCAACACCTCCGGCAAGGGCCGTCAGACCCTGACCTCGGAGTACGAGATCATGCGCGGTGACCTGGTGCGCATCCTGTACAAGGCGACGAAGGACGACGCCGAGTACGTCTTCGGCAAGAGACTCGACGGCTTCGACCAGCACTTCGACAAGGTCACCACGCACTTCTCGGATGGGACCTCGGGCGAGTACGACCTCCTGATCGGCGCCGACGGGCAGGGCTCGCGCACCCGCCGGGCGCTGCTGCCCGAGGGCTTCGATCCGTACCGGCACGTGGGCATCCACACGGCGTACTGGTTCGTGCCGCGCATCGCCTCCGACACCAACATCCGCGACACCTACATGATCCCAGGCGGCCGGCAGATCATGCGGCGCAGCCACAACGCGACCGAGACGCAGGTCTACTTCGTGATGCGTGAGGACTCGGCGGAAGCCTCCGCGATCCACCGCGCTCCGATCGAGCAGCAGCAGAAATTCTGGGCCGAGCGGTTCAATGACGCCGGCTGGCAGACCGAGCGGTTCGTCAAGGGCATGAAGGACAGCCCGTTCTTCTACTCCCAGGAGATCGCCCAGGTACGCATCGGCAGCTGGTCCAAGGGCCGGGTGGCGCTGGCCGGGGACGCCGCGCACTGCGCCTCCCCCTACAGCGGCATGGGGATCTCCGGCGGACTGATCGGCGCCTACGTCCTGGCCGGGGAGATCAACCGAAGCCCGGGCGACCTGCCGACCGCGCTGGCGAACTACGAGCGCGTCCTGCGCCCGTTCGTCGACGAGATCCAGGGCGAGGTCAACCCGCGCATCCTGCGCGTCGGCATGCCCCTGAACAAGCACGCCATCACCGCGTTCCAGAACGCCACCGCGCTGGCCTGCTTCCTGCACATCCCCGACCTGGTCGCGCGCATGTCGAAAGAGGAGCGCGGCGGTGACTGGCAGCTTCCCGCCTACGCCTACGCCGACGCCTGA
- a CDS encoding TetR/AcrR family transcriptional regulator C-terminal domain-containing protein, with product MNRETVVTEALDLLDDVGLETVSTRRLAKRLGVEQPSLYYHFKTKKDLLAAMAEAAMAPHAHAALPEDEDDWRSWFLDNSRSFRRTLLMRRDGARLHAGSTPTGDLHRIRRKMAFLVSSGVSERQAQMAMLAASRFTVGCVLEQQAEVDAPDTGDLPDDVPALDHGEAFEAGLALILGGLEQHTAAPDAATSP from the coding sequence ATGAACCGTGAGACCGTCGTCACAGAGGCGCTGGACCTGCTGGACGACGTGGGCCTGGAAACCGTCAGCACCCGGCGGCTGGCCAAACGCCTGGGCGTCGAGCAGCCGTCGCTCTACTACCACTTCAAGACCAAGAAGGACCTGCTGGCCGCGATGGCGGAGGCGGCCATGGCCCCACACGCCCACGCCGCCCTGCCGGAAGACGAGGACGACTGGCGGAGCTGGTTCCTGGACAACTCCCGCAGCTTCCGCCGCACCCTGCTGATGCGCCGCGACGGCGCCCGCCTGCACGCCGGCAGCACTCCGACCGGTGATCTGCACCGGATCCGCCGCAAGATGGCCTTCCTGGTCTCCTCTGGCGTTTCCGAGCGGCAGGCGCAGATGGCGATGCTGGCCGCCAGCCGCTTCACCGTCGGCTGCGTACTGGAGCAGCAGGCAGAGGTGGACGCGCCGGACACCGGGGACCTGCCGGACGACGTACCCGCGCTCGATCACGGGGAGGCGTTCGAGGCGGGCCTGGCGCTCATCCTCGGCGGCCTCGAACAGCACACCGCCGCACCCGACGCCGCAACCTCCCCCTGA